A part of Streptomyces sp. NBC_01235 genomic DNA contains:
- a CDS encoding sterol desaturase family protein, translating to MLDKVIDRLHDPAVYAMPAMALLIVIELLAIKFGDDPDERQGYDLRDHRASIITGLGALVSSTLLRTVALALYLLVYEYVAPWHLSSTAWTTWFIVFWGVEFLLYWYHRAAHAIRLIWAGHQVHHSSRYLNLSTALRRKWAQWFEKMIWLPLPLLGVHPALVFTMHSVHLLWGLFAHTEKVGKLPRPIEYVFVTPSHHRVHHGNDPEYLDKNFGSILIIWDRIFGTFQPELHRPTYGLTKQLESFSIWKIQLHEFANMVRDVRGARTFRHKLGYVFGPPGWRPADDTDTDTGHADRPEPRSATAQLPGAAT from the coding sequence ATGCTCGACAAGGTGATCGACCGGCTGCACGACCCCGCGGTGTACGCGATGCCCGCGATGGCACTGCTGATCGTCATCGAGCTGCTGGCGATCAAGTTCGGTGACGACCCCGACGAGCGGCAGGGCTACGACCTTCGGGACCACCGGGCGAGCATCATCACCGGCCTCGGAGCGCTGGTCTCCTCCACCCTGCTGCGCACCGTGGCGCTGGCGCTGTACCTGCTGGTCTACGAGTACGTGGCGCCGTGGCACCTGTCGTCGACGGCCTGGACGACCTGGTTCATCGTCTTCTGGGGCGTCGAGTTCCTGCTCTACTGGTACCACCGGGCCGCGCATGCCATCCGGCTGATCTGGGCCGGTCACCAGGTCCACCACTCCAGCCGGTACCTGAACCTGTCCACCGCGCTGCGCCGCAAGTGGGCGCAGTGGTTCGAGAAGATGATCTGGCTGCCGCTGCCGCTCCTCGGCGTCCACCCCGCCCTGGTGTTCACGATGCACTCGGTGCACCTGCTGTGGGGGCTGTTCGCGCACACCGAGAAGGTCGGCAAGCTGCCGCGGCCCATCGAGTACGTCTTCGTGACGCCCTCGCACCACCGGGTCCACCACGGCAACGACCCGGAGTACCTGGACAAGAACTTCGGCAGCATCCTCATCATCTGGGACCGGATCTTCGGCACCTTCCAGCCCGAGCTGCACCGGCCGACGTACGGCCTGACCAAGCAGTTGGAGAGCTTCAGCATCTGGAAGATCCAGCTGCACGAGTTCGCCAACATGGTGCGGGACGTGCGCGGGGCCAGGACGTTCCGGCACAAGCTGGGCTACGTCTTCGGCCCGCCCGGCTGGAGGCCCGCCGACGACACCGACACCGACACCGGCCACGCCGACCGCCCCGAGCCGCGGTCCGCGACCGCGCAGCTGCCCGGAGCGGCGACGTGA
- a CDS encoding beta-ketoacyl-[acyl-carrier-protein] synthase family protein, translating into MAAATVPEVHVTGLGAVSCLGTGVDAFWAGLTSAVPHPTPVAGLTDRVPDVLAYQVPDGPEWAPSAGEPYGRATRLALHAARQAVADAGLSEDETADMAVVMGTAAGESGERDGLSSPAATWAPVFRLASEVGGELGAFGTNINVSNACAASGYALSIAMDLVRRGEADTVLVGGAEALSWAPLASFSRLGANDPELCRPFDTDRRGTVFGEGAAMLVVQSARAAAGRPSYGRLRGTGWSCDAHHLTAPDPAGDQPLRAAREALREAADGAEDIGCVVPHGTGTEQNDVLETRVLREVLGEHLERVPLFSLKAFIGHTAGAAAAFAVVAAALMSRHALVPANIAPQRQDPACPVWLPRTGPVRLERPRILLNAYAFGGSNCSLVFGGETR; encoded by the coding sequence ATGGCTGCCGCCACAGTCCCCGAGGTCCATGTCACCGGGCTCGGCGCGGTCAGCTGCCTCGGCACGGGGGTGGACGCGTTCTGGGCCGGGCTGACCTCGGCGGTTCCGCACCCGACCCCGGTGGCCGGGCTCACCGACCGGGTGCCCGACGTCCTCGCCTACCAGGTCCCGGACGGGCCGGAGTGGGCACCGAGCGCCGGTGAGCCGTACGGCCGGGCCACCCGGCTCGCGCTGCACGCGGCCCGGCAGGCCGTGGCCGACGCGGGGCTGAGCGAGGACGAGACCGCCGACATGGCTGTGGTGATGGGCACCGCGGCCGGTGAGAGCGGCGAGCGCGACGGCCTGTCGTCCCCGGCGGCGACGTGGGCGCCGGTGTTCCGGCTCGCCTCCGAGGTCGGCGGCGAACTCGGCGCGTTCGGCACCAACATCAACGTCAGCAACGCCTGTGCCGCCAGCGGGTACGCCCTGTCGATCGCCATGGATCTTGTGCGCCGCGGCGAGGCCGACACCGTGCTGGTCGGGGGTGCGGAGGCGCTGTCGTGGGCGCCGCTGGCCAGCTTCAGCCGGCTCGGGGCGAACGACCCCGAACTGTGCCGTCCGTTCGATACCGATCGCCGGGGCACCGTGTTCGGGGAGGGCGCGGCGATGCTCGTCGTGCAGTCCGCGCGCGCCGCGGCGGGCAGGCCGTCGTACGGCCGGCTGCGCGGCACCGGCTGGAGCTGCGACGCCCATCACCTCACCGCCCCCGACCCGGCGGGCGACCAGCCCCTGCGGGCGGCTCGCGAGGCCCTGCGGGAGGCGGCGGACGGTGCCGAGGACATCGGCTGCGTGGTGCCGCACGGCACGGGGACCGAGCAGAACGACGTACTGGAGACCCGCGTGCTGCGCGAGGTGCTCGGCGAACACCTGGAGCGAGTACCGCTGTTCAGCCTGAAGGCATTCATCGGACACACCGCGGGCGCGGCCGCCGCGTTCGCCGTCGTGGCCGCCGCACTGATGTCACGGCACGCGCTCGTCCCCGCGAACATCGCCCCACAACGGCAGGACCCCGCGTGCCCGGTGTGGCTGCCGCGGACGGGCCCCGTACGGCTGGAGCGGCCCCGGATCCTGCTCAACGCCTACGCGTTCGGCGGCAGCAACTGCTCGCTGGTGTTCGGGGGTGAGACGCGGTGA
- a CDS encoding beta-ketoacyl synthase N-terminal-like domain-containing protein: MTARDTVAEATVTGIGLVVPPVPLPRDAAWFDHRTRLGRGYRYLPEACHYLLAAAREALAEAEPEQHAEERRGIVVGTNSAVTALHSDIAGAVRVGGFDTLSPMTVPFFSVNLVAAKLSTEHGFKAFNLTVSSPQVAGLEAVHLASHALSAGRGDLVLAGATEAPDPRAGDAVPESGAALLLLRARTAHAAGPVVRTALRFLPPRAAATPAGRERAGRAVQAALDGVCPARPLSLHLVTDHSPTARTAAAAVRAWCAGTTAVTDVVGPARAGALAPLELLARALRPDRPGPEAVVVASREGNLAFAAVDAR; the protein is encoded by the coding sequence GTGACCGCCCGTGACACCGTGGCCGAGGCGACGGTCACCGGCATCGGCCTCGTCGTACCGCCCGTGCCGCTCCCGCGGGACGCAGCGTGGTTCGACCACCGCACCCGGCTGGGTCGCGGCTACCGATACCTGCCGGAGGCCTGCCACTACCTGCTGGCGGCCGCCCGGGAGGCGCTGGCCGAAGCGGAACCCGAGCAGCATGCCGAGGAGCGGCGGGGGATCGTCGTCGGCACCAACAGCGCCGTGACCGCACTGCACTCCGACATCGCGGGGGCCGTACGCGTCGGAGGTTTCGACACGCTCAGCCCCATGACCGTGCCCTTCTTCTCGGTGAACCTCGTCGCCGCCAAGCTGTCCACCGAACACGGGTTCAAGGCCTTCAACCTCACCGTGAGTTCACCCCAGGTGGCCGGTCTGGAAGCGGTGCACCTGGCCTCCCACGCGCTGTCCGCCGGGCGCGGCGACCTGGTCCTCGCGGGGGCCACCGAGGCACCCGACCCGCGGGCCGGCGACGCCGTACCCGAGTCGGGGGCCGCGCTGCTGCTCCTGCGGGCCCGGACCGCCCACGCCGCCGGACCCGTCGTACGGACCGCGCTGCGCTTTCTGCCGCCCCGGGCCGCCGCCACCCCGGCCGGGCGCGAGCGGGCCGGGCGCGCGGTACAGGCCGCGCTGGACGGGGTGTGCCCGGCGCGCCCGCTGTCCCTGCACCTGGTGACCGACCACTCGCCCACGGCGCGCACGGCCGCGGCCGCGGTGCGCGCCTGGTGCGCCGGCACCACCGCGGTGACGGACGTGGTCGGCCCGGCCCGGGCGGGCGCACTGGCCCCGCTCGAGCTGCTCGCCCGCGCCCTGCGGCCGGACCGCCCCGGCCCCGAGGCAGTGGTCGTCGCCTCCCGGGAAGGCAACCTCGCCTTCGCCGCCGTCGACGCCCGCTGA
- a CDS encoding acyl carrier protein: protein MPELTTPLDLEDLRVTIAEVIDVDVAEVTDTADFKETLDVDSLLALEILVTLERKYGVKLAESNLQKVRSLQETYALLAEHFEASS from the coding sequence ATGCCCGAACTCACCACCCCGCTCGACCTGGAAGACCTGCGCGTCACCATCGCCGAGGTCATCGACGTCGACGTCGCCGAGGTCACCGACACCGCGGACTTCAAGGAGACACTCGACGTCGACTCCCTGCTGGCGCTGGAGATCCTGGTCACCCTGGAGCGCAAGTACGGGGTGAAGCTGGCCGAGTCGAACCTGCAGAAGGTGCGCTCGCTCCAGGAGACCTACGCGCTGCTCGCCGAGCACTTCGAGGCGTCCTCATGA
- the fabG gene encoding 3-oxoacyl-[acyl-carrier-protein] reductase codes for MTAGTRTALVTGGSRGIGRAVVERFLADGYDVGYCHRTPSAGAAELDELADKYGVRVHGAVVDVTDQSAVRDWLEETEERLGAVDALVTNAGIIRDMPLAVMDREHWDAVVDTNLTGTFTVCRAAIMTMMRRRRGAIVNVSSVAGLRGNASQTNYAASKAGIVGFSKSLAKEVARFGIRANVVAPGLIETDMTAGLDEKAHRKVVADIPLRRTGTPDEVADAVAFLASDRAAYITGQVIQIDGGIGI; via the coding sequence ATGACAGCCGGCACCCGCACGGCCCTGGTCACCGGCGGCTCCCGCGGCATCGGCCGCGCGGTGGTCGAGCGCTTCCTGGCCGACGGATACGACGTCGGTTACTGCCACCGCACCCCGTCCGCCGGAGCCGCCGAGCTCGATGAGCTCGCCGACAAGTACGGCGTGCGGGTACACGGGGCCGTGGTGGACGTGACGGACCAGAGCGCGGTGCGCGACTGGCTGGAGGAGACCGAGGAACGTCTCGGCGCCGTCGACGCGTTGGTGACCAACGCCGGAATCATCCGGGACATGCCCCTGGCCGTGATGGACCGGGAGCACTGGGACGCCGTCGTCGACACCAATCTCACGGGGACGTTCACCGTGTGCCGGGCGGCGATCATGACCATGATGCGCCGTCGCCGGGGCGCGATCGTCAACGTGTCGTCCGTGGCCGGCCTGCGCGGCAACGCCTCGCAGACCAACTACGCGGCCTCGAAGGCCGGGATCGTCGGCTTCTCCAAGTCGCTGGCCAAGGAAGTGGCCCGGTTCGGCATCCGCGCCAACGTGGTGGCGCCGGGACTCATCGAGACGGACATGACAGCCGGCCTGGACGAGAAGGCCCACCGGAAGGTCGTCGCCGACATCCCGCTGCGGCGGACCGGCACGCCGGACGAGGTCGCCGACGCGGTCGCCTTCCTCGCCTCGGACCGTGCCGCCTACATCACCGGCCAGGTCATCCAGATCGACGGCGGAATCGGCATCTGA
- a CDS encoding beta-ketoacyl-[acyl-carrier-protein] synthase family protein: MNAVVDPSARVVVTGLGVLTPIGETLEDFWDAAVRGVVGTRPLDRPDAADFAGRLAGEVRGFVASRGDGDRVTRLAVAAASAATADAGLAPWAGDPARAGVCFGTLLGNRAALEPAVTRFHRGADTGAGAGGAGAPPTRPRPVVGLADAVAREHGFLGPSSVVATACASGNSALAYAGEAIRAGRADVMVAGGADELSTGIMMMFASLRSLTDDALRPFDRNRSGLVVSEGAAALVLESYEHARLRGARVYAELAGWASACDAHHMTAPHPQGRGARRSLERALAMSGVPLDRVGHISAHGTGTPSNDSVEAAAVRAVFGERGPAVSSLKGALGHTQGAASAIEAVACVLALRDGVIPPTANLVDPDPDCAVDVVYGAAREAPLDVVVNNAFGFGGNTACTVFTRLGPGGNTG; this comes from the coding sequence GTGAACGCAGTGGTGGACCCCTCCGCCCGCGTGGTGGTGACCGGCCTCGGCGTCCTCACCCCCATCGGGGAGACGCTGGAGGACTTCTGGGACGCCGCCGTACGCGGAGTCGTCGGCACCCGCCCGCTGGACCGGCCCGACGCCGCCGACTTCGCGGGCCGGCTGGCCGGTGAGGTGCGCGGTTTCGTCGCCTCGCGCGGCGACGGCGACCGTGTCACCCGCCTGGCGGTGGCGGCCGCGTCGGCGGCGACCGCCGACGCCGGCCTCGCGCCGTGGGCGGGCGACCCGGCCCGGGCGGGGGTGTGCTTCGGCACGCTGCTGGGGAACCGGGCGGCGCTGGAACCGGCGGTGACGCGGTTCCACCGGGGCGCGGACACAGGTGCGGGCGCGGGCGGTGCGGGCGCCCCGCCCACGAGGCCACGCCCCGTCGTGGGCCTCGCCGACGCCGTCGCCCGGGAGCACGGATTCCTCGGGCCCAGCTCGGTCGTGGCGACCGCCTGCGCGTCGGGCAACAGTGCGCTCGCATACGCCGGGGAGGCGATCCGGGCCGGCCGGGCCGACGTGATGGTCGCGGGCGGGGCGGACGAGTTGTCCACCGGCATCATGATGATGTTCGCCAGCCTGCGCTCGCTCACCGACGACGCGCTGCGCCCGTTCGACCGCAACCGCTCCGGACTGGTCGTCTCCGAGGGCGCCGCCGCTCTCGTCCTGGAGTCGTACGAGCACGCCCGCCTGCGCGGAGCGCGCGTGTACGCCGAGCTCGCCGGGTGGGCGTCCGCCTGCGACGCACACCACATGACGGCACCGCATCCGCAAGGGCGCGGCGCCCGCCGCTCCCTGGAGCGGGCCCTGGCCATGTCCGGGGTGCCGCTCGACCGGGTCGGGCACATCAGCGCGCACGGCACCGGCACCCCGTCGAACGACAGCGTCGAGGCCGCGGCCGTGCGGGCCGTCTTCGGGGAGCGCGGCCCCGCCGTCTCCTCCCTGAAGGGGGCGCTCGGGCACACCCAGGGCGCGGCCAGCGCGATCGAGGCGGTGGCCTGTGTGCTCGCGCTGCGCGACGGCGTGATCCCGCCCACCGCCAACCTCGTCGACCCGGACCCCGACTGCGCGGTCGACGTCGTGTACGGCGCGGCCCGGGAGGCGCCGCTGGACGTGGTCGTCAACAACGCTTTCGGTTTCGGGGGCAACACGGCCTGCACCGTGTTCACCCGGCTGGGCCCGGGAGGGAACACAGGATGA
- a CDS encoding beta-ketoacyl synthase N-terminal-like domain-containing protein yields the protein MSTSAAITGVGLATALGAGLDATWEGLLTGRTAVTDVAPPEGLYPGRGPAPAAALCDDLSDVSAFGRRRLRALSRESLLVSRAGLLAWQDAGLDAGGAPAPEDLGVVLGTSGAGLTGYLQVLCDGLTLGVDLVSPYAGPQGSLNAAVSDLAIAADAEGPVATVTAGRCSGAEALTVAADFVRTGQAEVVLVAAVDVLDPLTLGAGAVDGGAGGRSARLPRPFAPDRTGPLPGEAVVVLVVEDARRARERGARIHAEVAAVSTALGVTGDTDGEAAARAVDTALAAAGLAPGAVGLVCSSADGSGPVDRAEAHALYKTLGADTPVFTAFAALGDCAGTTTLLQVALTAKVLADGEMPATAGLADWDPALPQLAVSDAPQRLPAATAALVLTSDDRPGASAVVLRVPR from the coding sequence ATGAGCACATCGGCCGCCATCACCGGCGTAGGACTGGCCACCGCGCTGGGCGCGGGACTCGACGCCACCTGGGAGGGCCTCCTGACGGGGCGTACGGCGGTCACGGACGTGGCACCGCCCGAGGGGCTGTACCCCGGTCGGGGTCCCGCGCCGGCCGCCGCGCTCTGCGACGACCTGTCCGACGTGTCCGCCTTCGGCCGGCGGCGGCTGCGCGCGCTGAGCCGCGAGTCACTGCTGGTGTCCCGAGCGGGCCTGCTGGCCTGGCAGGACGCGGGACTCGACGCGGGCGGCGCGCCCGCCCCGGAGGACCTCGGTGTCGTCCTGGGCACGTCGGGAGCGGGCCTGACGGGCTATCTGCAGGTCCTTTGCGACGGTCTCACCCTCGGGGTGGACCTGGTCAGCCCGTATGCCGGCCCCCAGGGAAGCCTGAATGCCGCCGTCTCCGACCTCGCCATCGCGGCGGATGCCGAGGGCCCTGTCGCGACGGTCACGGCCGGCCGCTGCTCCGGAGCCGAGGCCCTGACGGTGGCGGCCGATTTCGTCCGCACCGGTCAGGCCGAGGTGGTGCTGGTGGCGGCGGTGGACGTGCTGGATCCGCTCACGCTCGGTGCGGGTGCCGTGGACGGAGGTGCCGGTGGCCGTTCCGCGCGACTGCCGCGTCCCTTCGCGCCCGACCGCACCGGTCCCCTCCCCGGCGAGGCCGTGGTGGTCCTCGTTGTCGAGGACGCCCGCCGGGCCCGCGAGCGCGGTGCCCGGATCCACGCCGAGGTCGCCGCCGTGAGCACCGCCCTGGGCGTCACCGGCGACACGGACGGGGAGGCCGCGGCACGTGCCGTCGACACCGCCCTGGCGGCGGCCGGCCTCGCGCCCGGGGCCGTCGGGCTCGTCTGCTCCTCGGCCGACGGTTCCGGCCCGGTCGACCGGGCAGAGGCCCACGCCCTGTACAAGACGCTGGGCGCCGACACCCCGGTCTTCACCGCGTTCGCCGCGCTGGGCGACTGTGCCGGCACCACCACCCTGCTCCAAGTCGCCCTGACCGCAAAGGTGTTGGCGGATGGCGAGATGCCTGCGACGGCGGGGCTCGCCGACTGGGATCCCGCGCTCCCCCAGCTCGCCGTGAGCGACGCGCCCCAGCGGCTCCCCGCCGCCACCGCGGCCCTGGTCCTGACGTCGGACGACCGCCCCGGCGCGTCCGCGGTGGTCCTGCGCGTCCCGCGCTAG
- a CDS encoding SDR family oxidoreductase translates to MLSSVKGSWCLILGASSGMGRATALAMAREGANVFGVYFGTSAQQEEADALVEELHALGVRTSFHNLNAAKAQTRTEVVERLAELTGPDGVRVLLHSLAFGSLLPFIPQEGQPDVITPRQMDMTVDVMGHSLVYWVRDLYTAGLLTRGSKVFALTSRGDARVMPSYGAVSAAKSALVSHVRQLAVELAPSGIAVNALRAGLTMTPALVRIPGSDVLADRAGAANPHGRITTTEDVAEAVVMLSASGSSWITGNVIDVDGGEGLV, encoded by the coding sequence ATGCTGTCATCCGTCAAGGGATCGTGGTGCCTGATACTCGGCGCCTCCAGCGGCATGGGCCGGGCCACCGCCCTCGCCATGGCCCGCGAGGGCGCCAACGTCTTCGGCGTCTACTTCGGCACCTCCGCCCAGCAGGAGGAGGCCGACGCGCTCGTCGAGGAACTGCACGCCCTCGGCGTCCGGACCTCGTTCCACAACCTCAACGCCGCCAAGGCGCAGACGCGTACCGAGGTCGTCGAGCGACTGGCCGAACTGACCGGCCCGGACGGAGTGCGGGTGCTGCTGCACTCGCTCGCCTTCGGCAGTCTGCTCCCGTTCATTCCGCAGGAGGGACAGCCGGACGTCATCACGCCCCGGCAGATGGACATGACGGTCGACGTCATGGGCCACAGCCTCGTCTACTGGGTGCGCGACCTGTACACCGCGGGCCTGCTGACCCGCGGTTCCAAGGTGTTCGCGCTGACCAGCCGCGGCGACGCCCGGGTCATGCCGAGCTACGGCGCGGTGTCCGCCGCGAAGTCCGCCCTCGTCTCCCACGTCCGGCAGCTGGCCGTCGAACTGGCGCCCTCGGGCATCGCCGTGAACGCCCTGCGCGCCGGACTCACCATGACCCCGGCCCTGGTCCGCATCCCCGGCAGCGACGTCCTGGCCGACCGGGCCGGCGCGGCGAACCCACACGGCCGGATCACCACGACCGAGGACGTCGCCGAAGCCGTCGTGATGCTGTCCGCCAGTGGCTCCTCCTGGATCACCGGCAACGTCATCGACGTCGACGGCGGCGAAGGACTCGTCTGA
- a CDS encoding DHA2 family efflux MFS transporter permease subunit, protein MSGPHTTVAGAARHGLRGHPWLTVLTLSVGAMMVSLDTTIVTVAQPAMQADLHTDLTGVQWVTDAYLLAVAALLITAGRLGDRFGHRMVFLVGASGFTASSVAIGLSSSLGWVVAMRVVQGVFGALMQPATLGLLRSAFPPERLNQPIAVRSAVIAASTAAGPVVGGLLVEHAHWGWVFFLNVPLGAIALVLGVTVLGDVRDEAAGGRLDLVGMLLVAGALGSLVWGLAVVADAGRTSLEALPYLAAGAVLGAVFVAWERRSTHPLVPLRLFRSAPFTSGVVTMAVMGCVMVGAPFVLIFYLQNVLGLSPAESGVRVLSLTLLMIVGAPPAAIWIGKAGPRIPVAVGLTVIAASMCALAGLDADSGTLHTTLCFLLLGLGFSPVMVGGTKLVISNAPKELSGVAGGMQQTAMQVGGSLGIAVVSAVVMTYTADRLPSRLAAAGVTLPSDRTEQAVRSVAVGLPPDLTGPAAHGVLERVGQSVFLDAMQYALLATAAVAALGAVVVARARQD, encoded by the coding sequence GTGAGCGGACCGCACACCACCGTGGCGGGGGCCGCCCGGCACGGCCTGCGCGGCCATCCCTGGCTGACCGTCCTGACCCTGTCCGTCGGCGCGATGATGGTCTCGCTGGACACGACGATCGTCACGGTCGCCCAGCCGGCCATGCAGGCGGACCTGCACACGGATCTCACCGGCGTCCAGTGGGTCACCGACGCCTACCTGCTGGCCGTGGCCGCGCTCCTGATCACCGCGGGCCGGCTCGGCGACCGCTTCGGACACCGCATGGTGTTCCTGGTGGGCGCCTCGGGTTTCACCGCCTCGTCGGTGGCCATCGGCCTGTCCTCCAGCCTGGGCTGGGTGGTCGCCATGCGCGTGGTGCAGGGCGTCTTCGGCGCGCTGATGCAGCCCGCCACGCTGGGGCTGCTGCGCAGCGCGTTCCCGCCCGAGCGGCTCAACCAGCCCATCGCGGTGCGCAGCGCCGTCATCGCCGCCTCCACCGCCGCCGGTCCGGTGGTCGGTGGTCTGCTCGTCGAACACGCCCACTGGGGCTGGGTGTTCTTCCTCAACGTTCCGCTGGGTGCCATTGCCCTGGTGCTGGGCGTCACCGTCCTCGGTGACGTGCGCGACGAGGCCGCGGGCGGTCGCCTCGACCTCGTCGGCATGCTGCTGGTGGCCGGTGCCCTCGGTTCGCTGGTGTGGGGCCTGGCCGTGGTGGCGGACGCCGGCCGGACCTCACTGGAGGCGTTGCCCTACCTCGCGGCGGGTGCGGTGCTCGGCGCCGTCTTCGTCGCGTGGGAGCGGCGCAGCACGCACCCCCTGGTGCCGCTGCGACTGTTCCGCTCGGCGCCGTTCACCTCGGGTGTCGTCACGATGGCCGTGATGGGATGCGTGATGGTCGGCGCGCCCTTCGTGCTGATCTTCTACCTGCAGAACGTGCTCGGTCTCTCGCCCGCCGAATCCGGTGTCCGGGTCCTGAGCCTGACCCTGCTGATGATCGTGGGTGCGCCGCCCGCGGCGATCTGGATCGGCAAGGCGGGCCCGCGGATCCCGGTGGCCGTCGGACTGACCGTCATCGCCGCGTCGATGTGCGCCCTGGCCGGACTCGACGCGGACTCCGGCACCCTGCACACGACCCTGTGCTTCCTGCTGCTGGGCCTCGGCTTCAGCCCGGTCATGGTAGGTGGTACGAAACTCGTCATCAGCAACGCCCCGAAGGAACTGTCCGGGGTGGCCGGCGGGATGCAGCAGACGGCCATGCAGGTCGGGGGCAGCCTTGGCATCGCGGTCGTCAGCGCCGTCGTCATGACCTACACGGCGGACCGGTTGCCGTCCCGGCTCGCGGCCGCCGGGGTCACGCTGCCCTCGGACCGGACCGAGCAGGCCGTACGGTCCGTGGCCGTCGGGCTGCCGCCCGACCTCACCGGTCCGGCCGCCCACGGTGTTCTGGAGCGGGTCGGCCAGTCGGTGTTCCTCGACGCGATGCAGTACGCGCTGCTGGCCACGGCCGCGGTGGCGGCGCTGGGGGCCGTCGTGGTGGCACGGGCCCGGCAGGACTGA
- a CDS encoding alpha/beta fold hydrolase translates to MSGIDVVVRRMRAATHERPVRALALHGLAATGTTWNAYGQHAAPDVELWTAELPWGQVGAPGWSLPGGDPADWIGAAMDKVPGGVDVLIAHSYSALLALEHLAAAPPQARPGALVVVSPFHRRDPADFHWDTARHYLSIFQDVFDEALCLASTRPLDPGMRHDMALLVRDRVGPYGWFRFYDSYLRSPFLDTAALDLPVLAVAGRDDRFAPPEDAAALAETLPRGRLCLLDDCGHFPMAEQPRGFADAVHAFVSESVTSAGVN, encoded by the coding sequence ATGAGCGGGATTGATGTCGTCGTCCGGAGAATGCGGGCCGCGACACACGAGCGCCCCGTGCGTGCGCTGGCCCTGCACGGACTGGCAGCCACCGGCACCACCTGGAACGCCTACGGCCAGCATGCCGCGCCCGACGTCGAGTTGTGGACCGCGGAGCTGCCCTGGGGGCAGGTCGGCGCACCGGGGTGGAGCCTGCCGGGCGGCGACCCGGCCGACTGGATCGGCGCGGCGATGGACAAGGTGCCCGGGGGCGTCGACGTCCTGATCGCCCACTCCTACTCCGCGCTCCTGGCGCTGGAACACCTGGCCGCCGCTCCCCCGCAGGCCCGCCCCGGTGCGCTCGTGGTGGTCTCGCCCTTCCACCGGCGCGACCCGGCGGACTTCCACTGGGACACCGCTCGGCACTACCTGAGCATCTTCCAGGACGTGTTCGACGAGGCGCTGTGCCTCGCCTCGACGCGCCCGCTGGACCCCGGGATGCGCCACGACATGGCCCTGCTGGTACGCGACCGGGTCGGCCCCTACGGCTGGTTCCGCTTCTACGACAGCTACCTGCGCAGCCCATTCCTCGACACCGCCGCACTCGACCTGCCGGTCCTCGCGGTGGCCGGCCGTGACGACCGGTTCGCGCCGCCCGAGGACGCCGCGGCCTTGGCCGAGACGCTGCCCCGCGGACGGCTGTGCCTGCTCGACGACTGCGGGCACTTCCCGATGGCCGAACAGCCGCGCGGGTTCGCCGACGCGGTCCACGCGTTCGTGAGCGAATCCGTCACATCCGCGGGGGTGAACTGA